Part of the Helicobacter bilis genome is shown below.
TTTATTTGCTTATAACTTTCACTACATAAATTTCTTTTAGCTTTAGAATCTAATGGGCTAATAACTTCAACGACGAAATCTCTAACTAATAAATCACTTATTCAACAGGCATTGTATTTGTATAAAATTTGATTAATAAGAGACCATTACGCATATAAAGATTTATCTAAAAATCCCATTTTCATACAATGATAAGGGGTTGTGTTATGAAAATATACAAAAATGTAAAGTATTTTTTACATTTTTATTGACAAATAACCATTTTTTATGTATAGTTTCATCGCGTTCCTAATGTTAGGGCGTAGTTATTAGGTTAGGTTACCCCCTCCAATTTCCCTACACCTAATAGCTTCAAAAACTTTGCTGAACCCCACAAATTGTGAAGTTTTTGTTACTCTCCACTCCTTTTATAGGCTCCTTTAGGAGCTTTTTTTATTTTTCATTTTACTCCTTTGTTTTATTTAAGATTTATTCTTTTGAGTTGAAAAACTCAAGAGATTTTTGTCATATTATCCATGAGAAAAGATATAACAAGTTTATGAAGTTGCATGATGATTAAAAAATATTCATAGAAAATAAGCAGAACTAAGCAAAAGAAAGTTATGGCAGAGGGGAAGGGATTCGAACCCTCGAAAGCTTGCACTTTACACGCGTTCCAGGCGTGCTCCTTCAACCACTCGGACACCCCTCTATAAATTAAAAGATTCTGTAAGACACGCAATTATAGCAAAAAATTACTCTTTTGCACACTACGCTAACACTTTAATGTGAGATATTAATACCTGATAATAAATCTAGTGCCCTAGGGCTTACTTCCGTATTATAGATATTTGTAACACCCTCTATCCTTGAAAGCAAGGTATTTTTCATTGCTACATTTGAGCTAAATGCCCCACCTATATGAAGCGTTGTAATACGCACCCCACCTAGTCTAATATCCTCTTGTTTATTATTAATAACAGGTCTAACGCCCCATGCACTATGGGCTACAATAGCCCTTTGTGAGCCTTTGATATTGACATGTCCTAGATAAAGCATAATATGCCCCTTTAGCCAAATGATACTTGCAAAGGGCTTTGCATTTGCGATAATATACTCTTCTTTTTCACTCTCTGTCATTTTAGATAGATTCACAAATTGCCCTTTAAATTGCGCTTGTGCGGCGGAATTGCGTGGCAAAAAGATTCCAAATGACGCAAAGCTATCACGCGTAAAAGCACTGCAATCCCTATTGCCAAGCAAACCACCCCAACCATACTTCTGCCCTAGCATAGTATGAATGAGTGATGACATTTTTTCTTCACTAAAAGGCATGGGAAAATCTGAAAATAGATTAGGATCAAACTCTACTTCACGAATTTGTGCGTAATTATCTATATCTTTGTAAAAGGTTATGAGTGTGTCATGTCGTTTATTGTAGGGGAAAATCTGTCCTACACGCGCATCAAGCACCCATTGATTCTGATAAGACAAGGGGATAAAATCCTTATTTGGAATCTTATAGGATTCAAAGCTAAGGATTCTTTTACGCATACTATCACTCACTAGTCCAACACTACGCGTATCAATCCAGCCATATACAAAAGGTCCTTGTATATGCGCATATCGCCCATCACTACTAAAGTGAGAAATCATTACAGGTGTGCCTTCAAATATGAAGCTATTTTGCCATCTATCAAATGGAAAATCATCTTTGTTTTTATAACGCGGCTTATGTGTAGGCACAGCTCTCACAGAAGTAGCTTGGACGATTATTCCAGCTTGTGGTTTGCGTAAAAATTCGCCTAGATTCATATTGCTTAGAATCTCTTCAAACTCATCAAGTGTATTAGGCAGAAGATTCTCACCAACGCCAAGCAATGTTTTTATCCTTTGCTCGAGTGAAGCCATCTTTGCTTTATATTCTCTCTCTAGCTTCGCGTAATTTTTCGCATTTTTCTTTGGCGGCTTTTTCTTTAGCTCTTCTAGCTCTTTATGATAATTTAGAGCATTTTGCAGTGATGGCACGATATAAAATACAGAATCTTTATTGCTAC
Proteins encoded:
- a CDS encoding SH3 domain-containing protein; amino-acid sequence: MKTFIKILIAIYVCLSSPKAQEGINVNILSGTDNSQKFNPTESMPFQIQNLNVANKEEYLAKFYAVWDINKISSNKDSVFYIVPSLQNALNYHKELEELKKKPPKKNAKNYAKLEREYKAKMASLEQRIKTLLGVGENLLPNTLDEFEEILSNMNLGEFLRKPQAGIIVQATSVRAVPTHKPRYKNKDDFPFDRWQNSFIFEGTPVMISHFSSDGRYAHIQGPFVYGWIDTRSVGLVSDSMRKRILSFESYKIPNKDFIPLSYQNQWVLDARVGQIFPYNKRHDTLITFYKDIDNYAQIREVEFDPNLFSDFPMPFSEEKMSSLIHTMLGQKYGWGGLLGNRDCSAFTRDSFASFGIFLPRNSAAQAQFKGQFVNLSKMTESEKEEYIIANAKPFASIIWLKGHIMLYLGHVNIKGSQRAIVAHSAWGVRPVINNKQEDIRLGGVRITTLHIGGAFSSNVAMKNTLLSRIEGVTNIYNTEVSPRALDLLSGINISH